The Salvia miltiorrhiza cultivar Shanhuang (shh) chromosome 1, IMPLAD_Smil_shh, whole genome shotgun sequence genome has a window encoding:
- the LOC131010387 gene encoding polygalacturonase-like: MATSRMFQILILTFLHYSSSASILAANSTYNVLSYGAKSDGKSDCTKAFLTAWGAACAYASPATVYVPSGRYLLGNAYFDGSSCKNTDITIQIDGTLVAPSNYNAIGNTGHWLKFEKVTGVSIRGGTLDGQGANLWECKNSGKNCPTGATSVAFLNSNNVKINGMASLNSQMFHIGIDGCRDVSLQNIKISAPENSPNTDGIHVEESSRVSITNSRIATGDDCVSVGPGTFDLWVENITCGPGHGISIGSLGWELNEAGVENVTVKSCMFTGTQNGVRVKTWARPSHGFVRNIHYQHLTMLNAENPIIIDQNYCPHDGNSCPNQSSGVKISDVTYEDIHGTSATEVGVKLECSKTQACRGITLDEVVLRYKDESSTASCDNVVENVAGVVKPLNCSRA, from the exons atggccacctCAAGAATGTTCCAAATTCTCATTCTCACATTTTTACACTACTCTTCATCAGCATCAATTCTTGCAGCCAATTCCACCTACAATGTGCTTTCCTACGGGGCAAAATCCGACGGAAAATCCGACTGCACCAAGGCATTTCTAACTGCTTGGGGTGCCGCCTGCGCCTATGCTTCCCCGGCCACCGTGTACGTGCCATCGGGGAGGTACCTTTTGGGAAATGCATATTTTGACGGCAGCTCCTGCAAAAATACTGACATAACCATACAGATTGATGGGACTCTTGTAGCCCCATCCAATTACAATGCCATTGGTAATACTGGGCATTGGCTCAAATTCGAAAAGGTCACCGGAGTTTCTATCCGCGGCGGAACCTTAGATGGTCAAGGCGCCAATTTGTGGGAATGCAAAAATTCCGGCAAGAATTGTCCAACTGGAGCAACG TCAGTGGCATTTCTCAATTCGAACAACGTGAAGATCAATGGAATGGCTTCCCTAAACAGTCAAATGTTCCACATCGGCATTGATGGGTGCCGCGATGTTAGCCtccaaaacataaaaatatctGCGCCGGAAAACAGCCCCAACACCGACGGAATCCACGTGGAGGAGTCGTCGCGAGTTTCCATCACCAACTCCCGCATTGCCACTGGCGACGACTGCGTCTCCGTTGGCCCCGGGACCTTCGACTTGTGGGTCGAAAACATCACCTGCGGCCCCGGCCACGGTATAAG TATTGGAAGTCTAGGGTGGGAATTGAATGAGGCAGGAGTGGAAAATGTGACGGTAAAATCGTGTATGTTCACCGGAACCCAAAATGGTGTTAGAGTAAAGACATGGGCGAGGCCTAGCCATGGATTTGTTAGAAATATTCATTATCAGCATCTAACTATGCTTAATGCGGAAAACCCCATAATTATCGACCAAAATTACTGCCCCCACGACGGAAATTCATGCCCCAATCAG TCATCGGGCGTGAAAATTAGCGATGTGACGTATGAAGATATACACGGAACGTCAGCGACGGAAGTTGGAGTGAAGTTGGAGTGCAGTAAAACGCAGGCATGCAGGGGAATAACGTTAGATGAAGTTGTGCTGCGGTATAAGGATGAGTCATCTACGGCTTCCTGTGATAACGTCGTTGAAAACGTGGCTGGGGTAGTCAAGCCCTTGAACTGCTCACGTGCGTGA
- the LOC130996237 gene encoding polygalacturonase-like yields the protein MATSRMIQILILSLYYYHSSSISVLAANNPTYNVQSYGAKSDGKSDCTKAFLSAWGAACATTAPATIYVPPGRYLLRNAYFSGSLCKNTAITIRIDGTLVAPSDYNAIGNSGNWLKFERITGVSIYGGTLDGQGANLWACKNSGKSCPKGATSLAFYNSNNIRINGLVSVNSQMFHILIDGCRNANLVNVRVSAPGNSPNTDGIHVQQSSGVTIMNSHVATGDDCVSIGPGASNLWIENLACGPGHGISIGSLGWDMNEAGVQNVTVKTATFSGTENGVRVKTWARPSNGFVKDVLFQHLVMVNVQNPVIIDQNYCPDHENCPHQGSGVKISNVRYEDIHGTSATQVAVKFDCSKTRPCSGIMLDEVNLTFRDKPATASCANAGGTADGVVKPSSCL from the exons ATGGCCACCTCAAGAATGatccaaattctcattttgtcACTTTATTACTACCACTCTTCATCAATATCCGTACTTGCAGCCAATAATCCCACCTACAATGTGCAGTCCTACGGCGCGAAATCCGATGGAAAATCCGATTGCACCAAGGCATTTCTGAGCGCTTGGGGGGCGGCGTGCGCCACCACGGCCCCGGCCACCATATATGTCCCGCCGGGGAGGTACCTCTTGCGAAACGCATATTTTAGTGGCAGTTTGTGTAAAAACACTGCCATAACTATACGCATTGATGGGACCCTTGTAGCTCCCTCGGATTACAATGCGATTGGGAATAGTGGGAACTGGTTGAAGTTCGAAAGGATCACCGGAGTTTCTATCTACGGCGGAACCCTCGACGGCCAAGGCGCCAATTTGTGGGCTTGCAAGAACTCCGGCAAGAGCTGCCCTAAAGGAGCTACC TCACTAGCCTTCTATAATTCGAACAACATACGGATCAACGGATTAGTGTCCGTAAACAGTCAAATGTTTCACATTCTGATTGATGGATGTCGGAATGCGAATCTGGTGAACGTGAGAGTGTCGGCACCGGGGAACAGCCCCAACACCGACGGCATTCACGTGCAGCAGTCGTCCGGCGTTACCATCATGAATTCACACGTGGCCACCGGCGACGACTGCGTCTCCATCGGCCCCGGCGCCTCCAACTTGTGGATTGAGAACCTCGCCTGCGGCCCCGGCCACGGCATTAG CATTGGGAGTCTAGGTTGGGATATGAACGAAGCCGGCGTTCAAAACGTGACAGTTAAAACTGCTACATTTAGTGGAACCGAAAACGGTGTGAGAGTGAAGACATGGGCAAGGCCTAGCAACGGATTTGTGAAAGATGTTCTTTTCCAGCATCTAGTAATGGTTAATGTCCAAAATCCTGTTATCATTGACCAAAATTACTGCCCCGACCACGAAAATTGCCCCCATCAG GGTTCAGGTGTAAAAATTAGCAACGTGAGATATGAAGATATACACGGAACATCGGCAACACAAGTTGCAGTAAAATTCGACTGCAGTAAAACGAGGCCGTGCAGTGGCATTATGTTGGATGAAGTGAACCTGACCTTCAGAGACAAGCCGGCCACGGCGTCGTGCGCCAACGCCGGAGGCACGGCCGACGGAGTTGTCAAGCCGAGCAGCTGCTTATAA